Genomic segment of Halonatronomonas betaini:
CTGGCCGAAGAATTCCAGGTTTTCCCTGGCAGTTAGATCTTTATAGAGAAATAATTCGTGACCTATGTAACCTATATTAAAATCTTTAAGATCAGGATGGTTTAACCAGCTAATTTTGCCTGAATCAGGTTTCCAGATACCGGCAAGAAGCTTGAGTAAAGTTGATTTACCTGCTCCATTAGGACCAAAGAGAGCTGTTATCTGGCCTGGTGATAATTTAAAACTGATATCATTTATTATATTATAGCCATCTCTAGAAAATTTAAGATTACTGGCCTGGTAATTCTTTATTCTATTTTTTTCGGCAATCAATTTACCTGCTCCTCGTACTGTGAAGGGCACTGGAATAGAATCTGTTCAGCTTTGAGACTATTATCCTGATAATAACCCTCTACCAGGATTAAGTCATTGTTTTTAAGATTATCTGGTTCTTCATCATTGAACTTTATATCGAGCAGGTCATCTGTTTCCGGATCTCTTATGGTAAATTCCAGGTTTTCTGTTTCAGAGTTCCAGGTTATTGTTTCAGGCAGAAGTACTCCAGAAATCCTTAAATATCTATCTGAATCAGGAGTCTCTTCTAAAAGCTCAGAGACCTTCATATAATAAGCTGAAGATTGGGAGTAATTATTTATTATTAAAAAAGATAATATAGAAACTATTACGATGGTAAAAATTATTACTTTAGTTTTATAAGACAGGGTTTTCATGGTTAGAAAGTCCTCCTTTT
This window contains:
- a CDS encoding cytochrome c maturation protein CcmE, encoding MKTLSYKTKVIIFTIVIVSILSFLIINNYSQSSAYYMKVSELLEETPDSDRYLRISGVLLPETITWNSETENLEFTIRDPETDDLLDIKFNDEEPDNLKNNDLILVEGYYQDNSLKAEQILFQCPSQYEEQVN